A region from the Marinobacter bohaiensis genome encodes:
- a CDS encoding ABC transporter ATP-binding protein: MNQDAILETEALCKHWGGIKALNNLSLTFHDRQLHGVVGPNGAGKSTLLNMLCGTLPPTSGCIFHQGQRIDRMKPWRFVRRGIGRSFQKTNIYPDVTCLENCAIAAQRRFGGNFNLFASRHSNRMVAQAAEQALAQVGLESRRDTVAAEISYGEQRQLEIAMVLATAPCILLLDEPMAGMGHEESQRIIALLKELKERYCIVLVEHDMDAIFELSDQLTVLDNGTHLITGSVDQVRNDPRVRAAYLGADDEDEEAAA, translated from the coding sequence ATGAACCAAGACGCCATCCTGGAAACCGAAGCCCTGTGCAAACACTGGGGCGGCATCAAGGCGCTCAACAACCTGTCGCTGACCTTCCACGACCGCCAGCTACACGGGGTGGTGGGCCCCAACGGCGCGGGCAAGAGCACCCTGCTGAACATGCTGTGCGGCACGTTGCCCCCCACCAGCGGCTGCATCTTCCATCAGGGTCAGCGCATCGACCGCATGAAACCCTGGCGTTTCGTGCGGCGCGGCATCGGCCGGAGCTTCCAGAAGACCAACATCTATCCCGATGTCACCTGTCTGGAAAACTGCGCCATCGCCGCCCAGCGGCGTTTCGGTGGCAACTTCAACCTGTTCGCCTCGCGCCACAGCAATCGCATGGTGGCCCAGGCCGCGGAGCAGGCCCTGGCGCAGGTGGGCCTGGAGAGTCGGCGCGATACCGTGGCGGCGGAGATTTCCTACGGCGAGCAGCGCCAGCTGGAGATCGCCATGGTGCTGGCTACCGCGCCCTGCATCCTGCTGCTGGACGAACCCATGGCGGGCATGGGCCACGAGGAATCCCAGCGCATCATCGCCCTGCTCAAAGAACTCAAGGAACGCTACTGCATCGTGCTGGTGGAACACGACATGGACGCCATCTTCGAGCTGTCCGACCAGTTGACGGTGCTGGACAACGGCACCCATCTGATCACCGGCAGCGTGGACCAGGTGCGCAACGATCCGCGGGTGCGCGCCGCGTATCTGGGTGCCGACGACGAAGACGAGGAGGCCGCCGCATGA
- a CDS encoding glutathione S-transferase N-terminal domain-containing protein has translation MIDLYYWTTPNGHKITIFLEEAGLDYTIHPIHIGQGDQFAEDFLKISPNNKIPAIVDQTPADGGGPLPLFESGAILEYLADKTGQFLSNDLRKRWETLQWLYWQMGGFGPMLGQNHHFAQYAPEKLDYAIDRYVKESERLYGVLDDLLADRDFMAGDYSIADMATFPWAKGWEKQRQDIDSLPNVKRWLERIESRPAVQRAYARADEISREATVNENSAAVLFGQGRRKKA, from the coding sequence ATGATCGACCTTTACTACTGGACCACGCCCAACGGCCACAAGATCACCATTTTCCTTGAAGAGGCGGGGCTGGATTACACCATCCATCCCATTCACATCGGCCAGGGAGATCAGTTTGCCGAAGACTTCCTGAAAATTTCGCCCAACAACAAGATCCCCGCCATCGTCGACCAGACTCCGGCGGACGGCGGTGGGCCGCTACCCCTGTTCGAGTCCGGCGCCATCCTTGAATACCTGGCGGACAAGACCGGCCAGTTCCTGTCGAACGACCTGCGCAAGCGCTGGGAAACCCTGCAGTGGCTGTACTGGCAGATGGGTGGTTTCGGGCCGATGCTGGGTCAGAATCATCACTTCGCCCAATACGCGCCGGAGAAGCTCGACTACGCCATCGACCGTTACGTGAAGGAGAGCGAGCGTCTCTACGGCGTGCTGGACGACCTGCTGGCGGACCGGGACTTCATGGCCGGCGACTATTCCATCGCCGACATGGCGACTTTCCCCTGGGCCAAGGGCTGGGAGAAGCAGCGCCAGGACATCGACAGCCTGCCCAACGTCAAGCGCTGGCTGGAGCGCATCGAATCCCGCCCGGCGGTGCAGCGGGCGTATGCCCGGGCCGATGAGATCAGCCGCGAAGCCACCGTGAACGAGAACAGCGCCGCCGTGCTGTTCGGGCAGGGGCGTCGTAAAAAGGCTTGA
- a CDS encoding branched-chain amino acid ABC transporter permease, whose product MIFEKRTERIVIPVFFILALLLPLFLEGNAFFVGKLTTIVILSIFVMSLDFLVGRVGLITLGHALFYGLGGYLFVILAPEYEAVNFWLYTVYICGLSALIALVVGTVVLRTSGIYFIMITLAISQMAYYYFFDSLDYGGDDGVFIFMKPDTHLFGLNFFNLDNGVHFYYLALLSLLNTLLFFKLILRSRFGRIVEATKHNAQRTEALGYNTFVYRLICYVIGSTLGAYAGFLFALQYGFVNPSFLTWEMSGTALVMSILGGLGSLYGAILGTFTYEGLQFLFEHLTQDWLLLMGGAIILMVLVLRHGIAGYLEKLLEKKQ is encoded by the coding sequence ATGATTTTCGAAAAGCGCACCGAGCGCATCGTCATCCCGGTCTTCTTCATCCTGGCCCTGTTGTTACCGCTGTTCCTGGAGGGCAACGCCTTCTTCGTCGGCAAACTCACCACCATCGTGATCCTGTCGATCTTCGTGATGTCGCTGGATTTCCTGGTCGGCCGAGTGGGTCTGATCACCCTGGGCCACGCCCTGTTCTACGGGCTGGGCGGCTACCTGTTCGTGATTCTGGCGCCGGAGTACGAGGCCGTGAACTTCTGGCTCTACACCGTCTACATCTGCGGTCTGTCGGCGCTGATCGCACTGGTGGTGGGGACCGTGGTGCTGCGCACCTCCGGCATCTACTTCATCATGATCACCCTGGCCATTTCCCAGATGGCCTATTACTACTTCTTCGACTCGCTGGATTACGGCGGCGACGACGGCGTGTTCATCTTCATGAAACCGGACACCCACCTCTTCGGACTGAACTTTTTCAACCTGGATAACGGGGTCCACTTCTACTACCTGGCGCTGCTCTCGCTGCTCAACACCCTGCTGTTTTTCAAGCTGATCCTGCGTTCGCGCTTCGGCCGCATTGTCGAGGCCACCAAGCACAACGCCCAGCGCACCGAAGCCCTGGGCTACAACACGTTCGTCTACCGGCTGATCTGCTACGTCATCGGCAGCACGCTGGGGGCCTACGCCGGCTTCCTGTTCGCGCTGCAATACGGTTTCGTCAATCCATCCTTCCTGACCTGGGAGATGTCCGGCACGGCGCTGGTGATGTCGATCCTGGGCGGGCTGGGGAGCCTTTACGGCGCGATTCTCGGTACGTTCACCTACGAGGGCCTGCAGTTCCTGTTCGAACACCTCACCCAGGACTGGCTGCTGCTGATGGGCGGCGCCATCATCCTGATGGTGCTGGTACTGCGGCACGGCATCGCCGGTTACCTGGAAAAGCTGCTGGAGAAAAAACAATGA
- a CDS encoding AraC family transcriptional regulator, giving the protein MLARALTGSNLFDQAHPEDVSAFVNAHIGQHRLDIRGRGHARSSLSYRDFAGLGLSLVCYGNEVRVYSPELEAIYHFQVITRGTCYWRLGDERLVLERGQAMMINPCEPIDLTYSEDCEKLIVKLPEVEIRQAAANMVGQQPARGVSFLSRPMDLRTCPGFVKLLEAVFADLEEDAGELLPLCGPYRDIILRKLIHVFPNSAVEAGRQPCASPALDRMLGYIQQHLKEGVSIDELSAVSNLSARSIYNLFARHFSTTPKCYIKQLRLQRLRDDLQYGRVRNVTEAALDYGFAHLGRFSSEYRKAFGELPSETRRLVQ; this is encoded by the coding sequence ATGCTTGCTCGCGCACTCACCGGCTCCAACCTGTTCGACCAGGCCCATCCCGAAGACGTGTCCGCGTTCGTCAACGCGCACATCGGTCAGCACCGTTTGGATATCCGGGGCCGGGGCCACGCCCGATCCAGCCTTAGCTACCGGGATTTCGCGGGCCTGGGGCTGTCCCTGGTGTGCTATGGCAACGAGGTGCGGGTGTATTCCCCGGAGCTGGAGGCGATCTACCACTTCCAGGTGATTACCCGGGGCACCTGCTACTGGCGGCTGGGGGACGAACGTCTGGTGCTGGAGAGAGGCCAGGCGATGATGATCAACCCCTGTGAGCCCATCGACCTGACCTACTCCGAGGACTGCGAAAAGCTGATCGTGAAGCTGCCGGAGGTGGAGATCCGTCAGGCGGCGGCCAACATGGTCGGCCAGCAGCCGGCGCGCGGCGTCAGTTTCCTGAGCCGGCCCATGGACCTGCGCACCTGCCCGGGCTTCGTCAAGCTACTGGAAGCGGTGTTTGCCGACCTGGAGGAGGACGCCGGCGAACTGCTTCCCCTGTGCGGACCCTACCGCGACATCATCCTGCGCAAGCTGATCCACGTCTTTCCCAACTCGGCGGTGGAGGCGGGGCGTCAGCCGTGCGCGTCACCGGCGCTGGACCGCATGCTGGGGTATATCCAGCAGCACCTGAAAGAAGGGGTGAGCATCGATGAACTGTCGGCCGTATCCAATCTCAGCGCCCGGTCCATCTACAACCTGTTCGCCAGGCACTTTTCCACCACGCCCAAGTGCTACATCAAGCAACTGCGCCTGCAGCGGCTGCGCGACGACCTCCAGTACGGCCGGGTACGCAATGTGACCGAAGCGGCGCTGGATTACGGGTTTGCGCACCTGGGGCGTTTCTCCTCGGAATACCGCAAGGCGTTCGGTGAACTGCCCTCGGAGACCCGCCGCCTGGTGCAGTGA
- a CDS encoding porin has protein sequence MNYRNSLLALAVATAAGTTPAHAIDLGTFKGTDLSFGGYIKAEGIFEDPEGEDSHFYGRANQTRFNFKTVTNKNGHTIVGFIEGDFYGGTPTGDDPDWRLRHAFIRIDDTTVGQTWTGQWWAVSYTDYFDFFAGPRGTLGGLNFRAPLASYETHGFRFSAQDPVFDDADTPDLAVNYTQPFSNGSQVIFTVSGREAENEDYGVGAAIGSKIMIGRHRLNLNAHYGDGLGVFTGVGVGGAPVDVENDDLVTQMGFNAGFQYVFNDQWRANIAYTRTDVDDDADTRYEGQRVNVVHNILPELEVGAEWRKYNLPFGGLIPEGQQVEVMAKYRF, from the coding sequence ATGAACTATCGCAATTCCCTGCTGGCTCTGGCCGTCGCAACGGCGGCCGGGACCACCCCCGCCCACGCCATCGACCTCGGCACCTTCAAGGGCACCGACCTCAGCTTCGGCGGCTACATCAAGGCCGAGGGCATCTTCGAAGACCCGGAAGGCGAAGACTCCCACTTCTATGGTCGCGCCAACCAGACCCGCTTCAACTTCAAGACCGTGACCAACAAGAACGGCCACACCATCGTCGGCTTCATCGAAGGGGATTTCTACGGTGGCACTCCCACCGGGGACGATCCCGACTGGCGTCTGCGCCATGCCTTCATCCGCATCGACGACACCACCGTCGGTCAGACCTGGACCGGGCAGTGGTGGGCGGTGTCCTACACCGACTACTTTGACTTCTTCGCCGGCCCGCGCGGTACCCTGGGCGGGCTGAACTTCCGCGCGCCGCTGGCCAGCTACGAGACACACGGCTTCCGTTTCTCCGCCCAGGATCCGGTCTTCGACGACGCCGATACCCCCGACCTGGCGGTCAACTACACCCAGCCGTTCAGCAACGGCAGCCAGGTGATTTTCACCGTCAGCGGCCGGGAAGCGGAAAACGAGGATTACGGCGTGGGCGCCGCCATTGGCTCGAAAATCATGATCGGCCGCCACCGCCTCAACCTCAACGCCCACTACGGCGATGGTCTGGGCGTGTTCACTGGCGTCGGCGTGGGTGGCGCCCCGGTGGATGTGGAAAACGACGACCTGGTCACCCAGATGGGTTTCAACGCGGGTTTCCAGTACGTGTTCAACGATCAATGGCGCGCCAACATTGCCTACACCCGTACGGATGTGGACGATGACGCCGACACCCGGTACGAAGGCCAACGGGTCAACGTCGTGCATAATATCCTGCCGGAACTGGAAGTCGGCGCCGAATGGCGCAAGTATAATCTGCCCTTCGGTGGGCTGATTCCCGAAGGCCAGCAGGTCGAAGTCATGGCCAAGTACCGCTTCTGA
- a CDS encoding outer membrane protein transport protein: protein MSPLQASSALRSRGRLTPAIALTLAGLSTGAHASMGNIGTTYGLFPADIASAQALSMFNSQVSATYYNPAYLAKDPRGELTTGLLHAEPELRASSPARDGDILSDQESQHVLIGMKTNLSSLTRFDHPIYLGFIAGVEKYGKEMLAFESTTSEDGQFLEYGRQPLFLNIGGATTAWRGIDVGASFRITLHSTAELSTTTDLAGNTEYESLSVNAEPSLRSILSTNIDWGETVCPDSDCWLDGWDTSFAYRSSSNTNTTVDARTVIPGLIPESAPLVFSVLTYDSYQPSIYAVGVQYSTDSWRVGVTLEQQNWSDLEDEFENDTIKDQANAKFDDILIPRIGAEFKFAEHFGLTLGAAYQESALKSNSTQDVNYFDNDKYIFGIGLSAEYTRTRLFTYPIRFDIAYQHQMLEERDFETDNTAAGARTGETVTTDGDVDVISGSVTFKF from the coding sequence ATGTCGCCCCTTCAGGCATCCTCGGCATTACGTTCCCGCGGTCGACTCACCCCGGCCATCGCCCTGACCCTCGCCGGCCTGTCCACCGGTGCTCACGCCAGCATGGGCAACATCGGCACCACCTACGGTCTGTTTCCGGCGGACATTGCCTCGGCCCAGGCCCTGTCGATGTTCAACTCCCAGGTGTCGGCGACCTACTACAACCCGGCCTACCTGGCCAAGGACCCGCGCGGCGAGCTGACCACCGGCCTGCTCCACGCCGAGCCGGAACTGCGGGCCTCGTCACCGGCCCGCGACGGCGACATCCTGTCGGACCAGGAAAGCCAGCACGTGCTCATCGGCATGAAGACCAACCTGTCGTCCCTGACCCGTTTCGATCACCCGATCTACCTGGGCTTCATCGCCGGTGTGGAAAAGTATGGCAAGGAGATGCTGGCGTTCGAATCCACCACCTCCGAGGATGGCCAGTTCCTGGAATACGGCCGCCAGCCGTTGTTCCTGAACATCGGCGGCGCCACCACCGCCTGGCGCGGGATCGATGTGGGCGCCTCGTTCCGTATTACGCTGCACTCCACCGCCGAGCTGTCCACCACCACGGATCTGGCGGGCAACACCGAGTACGAATCCCTGTCGGTCAACGCTGAGCCCTCCCTGCGCTCGATCCTGAGCACCAATATCGACTGGGGCGAGACCGTCTGCCCGGACAGCGACTGCTGGCTCGACGGCTGGGATACCTCGTTCGCCTACCGGAGCAGCTCCAACACCAACACCACCGTTGACGCCCGGACCGTTATCCCGGGGCTGATTCCCGAAAGCGCGCCGCTGGTGTTCTCGGTACTGACCTACGACTCCTACCAGCCGTCGATCTACGCCGTCGGCGTGCAGTACAGCACCGACAGCTGGCGCGTGGGTGTGACCCTGGAGCAGCAGAACTGGTCGGACCTGGAGGACGAGTTCGAGAACGACACCATCAAGGACCAGGCCAACGCCAAATTCGACGACATCCTGATCCCGCGCATCGGCGCCGAGTTCAAGTTCGCCGAGCATTTCGGCCTGACCCTGGGCGCGGCCTACCAGGAGTCCGCGCTGAAGAGCAACAGCACCCAGGACGTCAATTACTTCGACAACGACAAGTACATCTTCGGCATCGGCCTGAGCGCCGAGTACACCCGGACACGACTGTTCACCTACCCGATTCGCTTCGACATCGCCTACCAGCACCAGATGCTTGAAGAGCGCGACTTCGAAACCGACAACACGGCCGCCGGGGCACGCACCGGCGAGACGGTGACCACCGACGGCGATGTCGACGTGATCAGCGGCTCTGTCACGTTCAAGTTCTGA
- a CDS encoding IclR family transcriptional regulator, translating to MADETPKRQGIGSLEIGLHILNYIAAAPRPPTLKELSGALDLSPSRAHKYLVSLLREDYINQINQAQYTLGNASLTLGIAALRRINPIQLSYAALDRLNEETDKTVSITVWNGSGPLVIKWLDSSQPISVNVRLGAELSPLNSAAGRIYLAHLPLERRRAIIDAFYKQTRNLPRHHGKPLSREELSPHLERIRQDGYCAFFGDYLPEINVLSMPVFDLNGGIVTVMTLLGLEQDTDVSEGSALFRQLRECADRVTRQVCGQQKAPDTVPA from the coding sequence ATGGCAGACGAGACCCCCAAGCGCCAGGGCATCGGTTCCCTGGAGATCGGGCTCCATATTCTCAATTACATCGCCGCGGCACCACGACCGCCGACGCTCAAGGAACTGTCCGGCGCGCTGGACCTGTCCCCCAGCCGCGCCCACAAGTACCTCGTCAGCCTGCTGCGCGAGGACTACATCAACCAGATCAACCAGGCCCAGTACACCCTGGGCAACGCCAGCCTGACCCTGGGTATCGCCGCGCTGCGCCGGATCAATCCGATCCAGCTCTCCTACGCGGCGCTGGACCGGCTCAACGAGGAGACCGACAAGACCGTTTCGATTACGGTCTGGAACGGCTCCGGTCCGCTGGTCATCAAGTGGCTCGACTCCAGCCAGCCGATTTCTGTGAACGTGCGCCTGGGGGCCGAGCTGTCACCGCTCAACTCCGCCGCCGGCCGCATCTACCTGGCTCACCTGCCGCTGGAACGCCGCCGCGCGATCATCGATGCCTTCTACAAACAGACCCGCAACCTGCCCCGGCACCACGGCAAACCATTGAGTCGGGAGGAACTGAGCCCGCACCTGGAGCGCATCCGGCAAGACGGCTACTGCGCCTTCTTCGGCGACTACCTGCCAGAAATCAACGTGCTGAGCATGCCGGTGTTCGATCTCAACGGCGGCATCGTCACGGTCATGACCCTGCTGGGCCTGGAGCAGGACACCGACGTCAGCGAAGGCTCGGCGCTGTTCCGGCAATTACGTGAGTGTGCCGACCGGGTCACCCGCCAGGTGTGTGGGCAGCAGAAGGCCCCGGACACGGTTCCCGCCTGA
- a CDS encoding ABC transporter ATP-binding protein has protein sequence MSRNLLEVTNLNTLYGRSHILHDLSFRLGQGQSMSLMGRNGMGKTTTLKSILGIVPPRSGQVFFDGEDISRLPTWKRMRRDIAYVPEGRGMFHNLTVKEHLQMAARAGSDGQSGWDYERVMETFPRLQERLSNLGTELSGGEQQMLAIGRALVTNPRLMILDEATEGLAPLIRQDIWNVIATVRESGISTLVVDKNIKALKKLCDRHVVIVKGRVHFDGGSRELDDNLEKVETALSV, from the coding sequence ATGAGCCGGAATCTGCTGGAGGTGACGAACCTCAACACCCTGTATGGACGAAGCCATATCCTGCACGACCTGTCGTTCCGGCTCGGCCAGGGACAGTCCATGAGCCTGATGGGGCGCAACGGCATGGGCAAGACCACCACGCTGAAGTCGATCCTGGGGATTGTGCCGCCGCGCTCGGGCCAGGTGTTCTTCGACGGCGAGGACATCAGCCGACTGCCCACCTGGAAGCGCATGCGCCGGGACATCGCCTACGTGCCCGAGGGGCGCGGCATGTTCCACAACCTCACGGTGAAGGAACACCTGCAAATGGCCGCCCGCGCCGGCAGCGATGGCCAGAGCGGCTGGGACTACGAGCGCGTGATGGAGACCTTCCCGCGGCTGCAGGAACGCCTGTCCAATCTGGGCACCGAACTGTCCGGCGGCGAGCAGCAGATGCTGGCCATCGGCCGGGCGCTGGTCACCAATCCCCGGCTGATGATCCTGGACGAAGCCACCGAAGGGCTGGCGCCGCTGATTCGCCAGGACATCTGGAACGTGATCGCCACGGTGCGCGAGTCCGGCATCTCGACCCTGGTGGTGGACAAGAACATCAAGGCGCTGAAGAAGCTGTGCGACCGGCACGTGGTGATCGTCAAGGGACGGGTCCACTTCGACGGCGGCTCGCGGGAGCTGGACGACAACCTGGAAAAAGTCGAAACCGCCCTGAGCGTCTGA